One Uranotaenia lowii strain MFRU-FL unplaced genomic scaffold, ASM2978415v1 HiC_scaffold_453, whole genome shotgun sequence DNA segment encodes these proteins:
- the LOC129760120 gene encoding bombyxin G-1-like isoform X2 yields MRSASVSLFGTLLMVLLLVTLISLITLPAGVHGSPLPAPSGESSTASDGSDLMQHITRSRYCGRKLTETLALLCNGRYPMMGHHRTEYLSDQPQQPVQVEVATLPENGSHSYSRSKAHRRVRRGGIYDECCKKSCSYNELRSYCE; encoded by the exons ATGCGATCAGCTTCGGTTAGCTTGTTCGGTACCCTCCTGATGGTTCTACTGCTGGTGACCTTGATCTCGTTAATCACCCTCCCGGCGGGGGTCCATGGCTCTCCGCTACCGGCGCCATCTGGCGAATCCAGCACGGCGTCCGATGGCAGCGATCTCATGCAGCACATTACCCGATCCCGGTACTGCGGCCGGAAGCTAACCGAAACCCTGGCCCTGCTGTGTAACGGACGCTATCCGATGATGGGCCACCACCGAACAG AGTATCTGTCCGATCAGCCACAACAACCGGTCCAGGTTGAGGTGGCTACCCTACCGGAGAACGGAAGCCACTCGTACTCGCGATCCAAGGCCCATCGAAGGGTTCGACGGGGTGGAATCTATGACGAATGTTGCAAGAAATCCTGTTCCTACAACGAGCTGCGAAGCTACTGCGAGTGA
- the LOC129760120 gene encoding bombyxin G-1-like isoform X1 — MRSASVSLFGTLLMVLLLVTLISLITLPAGVHGSPLPAPSGESSTASDGSDLMQHITRSRYCGRKLTETLALLCNGRYPMMGHHRTGRNLVFSEYLSDQPQQPVQVEVATLPENGSHSYSRSKAHRRVRRGGIYDECCKKSCSYNELRSYCE, encoded by the exons ATGCGATCAGCTTCGGTTAGCTTGTTCGGTACCCTCCTGATGGTTCTACTGCTGGTGACCTTGATCTCGTTAATCACCCTCCCGGCGGGGGTCCATGGCTCTCCGCTACCGGCGCCATCTGGCGAATCCAGCACGGCGTCCGATGGCAGCGATCTCATGCAGCACATTACCCGATCCCGGTACTGCGGCCGGAAGCTAACCGAAACCCTGGCCCTGCTGTGTAACGGACGCTATCCGATGATGGGCCACCACCGAACAG GTCGTAATTTGGTCTTTTCAGAGTATCTGTCCGATCAGCCACAACAACCGGTCCAGGTTGAGGTGGCTACCCTACCGGAGAACGGAAGCCACTCGTACTCGCGATCCAAGGCCCATCGAAGGGTTCGACGGGGTGGAATCTATGACGAATGTTGCAAGAAATCCTGTTCCTACAACGAGCTGCGAAGCTACTGCGAGTGA